The Anopheles coluzzii chromosome 2, AcolN3, whole genome shotgun sequence genome window below encodes:
- the LOC120952804 gene encoding general odorant-binding protein 56a-like isoform X1: MVRVLIVFVALLTFAGQPFAVRGQQELSDLPEVKGYKLHCIESSGITESSAKKLAAGESIKEPDQPTKCFVQCFFQKLRLMDEKGVVLKDKLEVFLTKLMDADKAKDYVQQCDLRRTNPCDTAYAVYDCYLGKKAKLF; this comes from the exons ATGGTCCGCGTGCTAATCGTGTTTGTCGCCCTGCTGACCTTCGCCGGG CAGCCGTTTGCCGTCCGGGGGCAGCAGGAACTGTCCGATTTGCCGGAAGTGAAGGGCTACAAGCTGCACTGCATCGAGTCTAGCGGCATTACGGAGTCGTCCGCCAAGAAGCTCGCCGCTGGCGAGTCCATCAAAGAGCCCGATCAACCGACAAAG TGCTTTGTGCAATGCTTCTTCCAAAAGCTGCGCCTGATGGATGAGAAGGGCGTCGTGCTGAAGGACAAGCTGGAGGTGTTCCTCACCAAGCTGATGGACGCGGACAAGGCGAAGGATTACGTGCAGCAGTGTGACCTGCGGCGCACCAATCCGTGCGATACGGCCTACGCCGTGTACGATTGCTATTTGGGCAAGAAGGCGAAGCTGTTTTGA
- the LOC120952804 gene encoding general odorant-binding protein 56a-like isoform X2: protein MVRVLIVFVALLTFAGPFAVRGQQELSDLPEVKGYKLHCIESSGITESSAKKLAAGESIKEPDQPTKCFVQCFFQKLRLMDEKGVVLKDKLEVFLTKLMDADKAKDYVQQCDLRRTNPCDTAYAVYDCYLGKKAKLF, encoded by the exons ATGGTCCGCGTGCTAATCGTGTTTGTCGCCCTGCTGACCTTCGCCGGG CCGTTTGCCGTCCGGGGGCAGCAGGAACTGTCCGATTTGCCGGAAGTGAAGGGCTACAAGCTGCACTGCATCGAGTCTAGCGGCATTACGGAGTCGTCCGCCAAGAAGCTCGCCGCTGGCGAGTCCATCAAAGAGCCCGATCAACCGACAAAG TGCTTTGTGCAATGCTTCTTCCAAAAGCTGCGCCTGATGGATGAGAAGGGCGTCGTGCTGAAGGACAAGCTGGAGGTGTTCCTCACCAAGCTGATGGACGCGGACAAGGCGAAGGATTACGTGCAGCAGTGTGACCTGCGGCGCACCAATCCGTGCGATACGGCCTACGCCGTGTACGATTGCTATTTGGGCAAGAAGGCGAAGCTGTTTTGA
- the LOC120951930 gene encoding trypsin-1-like: protein MNLPFLCTFAFVWSPVLAATVNRIIGGEETAPHELPYQVSLQWNYSNDTIPPMHFCGGAVLTDSWILTAAHCKTSYTADGYIEVVAGAHDILNRGEVNQRRKIERIITHERYCGTVCPYDIALIRVVEPFVLGDTVKAIRLPALNETFQGSALVSGWGSTTPAIVPEYPDKLRKVVLPLVDYDECRQLWYDVSHLADTNVCAGPEDGSKSSCSADSGGPLVTMNGTRASEEPVLIGLVSWGPYPCASPWRPNIFTGVAYFVDWIEQHLKMGPREEEKEEQPQ from the exons ATGAATCTTCCCTTTCTGTGCACTTTTGCCTTCGTGTGGTCACCCGTACTAGCTGCAACAG TGAATAGAATCATCGGTGGAGAGGAAACGGCACCCCACGAGCTCCCTTATCAGGTGTCGCTGCAGTGGAATTACAGCAATGATACCATACCGCCGATGCACTTCTGCGGTGGTGCCGTACTGACCGACAGCTGGATACTGACGGCGGCACACTGTAAGACGTCCTACACGGCGGACGGATACATAGAGGTAGTGGCCGGAGCGCATGACATTCTGAACCGGGGGGAGGTAAACCAGCGGCGGAAGATTGAGCGCATTATCACACACGAACGGTACTGTGGGACGGTGTGTCCGTACGACATTGCACTGATTCGTGTCGTCGAACCGTTCGTGCTGGGAGATACCGTTAAAGCAATCCGATTGCCCGCGCTGAACGAGACATTCCAGGGAAGCGCTCTGGTCAGTGGTTGGGGATCGACGACCCCCGCCATAGTGCCAGAATATCCGGACAAGCTACGA AAAGTGGTACTGCCTCTGGTGGACTACGACGAATGTCGGCAGCTGTGGTACGACGTGAGCCATCTAGCGGATACGAACGTGTGTGCCGGGCCCGAGGATGGATCTAAATCATCCTGCTCCGCCGACTCCGGTGGCCCGTTAGTCACGATGAACGGTACGCGTGCCAGCGAGGAACCCGTTCTGATTGGACTAGTTTCCTGGGGACCGTACCCGTGCGCATCTCCCTGGCGGCCCAACATCTTCACCGGCGTTGCCTACTTCGTCGACTGGATTGAGCAGCATTTGAAGATGGGGCCacgggaggaggagaaggaggagcagCCTCAATAA